The following are encoded together in the Triticum dicoccoides isolate Atlit2015 ecotype Zavitan chromosome 6B, WEW_v2.0, whole genome shotgun sequence genome:
- the LOC119323005 gene encoding probable arabinose 5-phosphate isomerase: MGSLPVLSPPECAPPPTEGTRATVAASDLATLFDAQRRHLDHFFDRLDMPQAAAFAQALLDAPGAVFFTGVGKSGIVARKLAQTLASLGFARAGFLSPVDALHGDIGSVFPGDVLVLLSKSGASDELLALAPCARAKGAKLISLTSAASGADCPLAAACDLNVHLPLQGEVCPFGLAPVTSTAIQMVFGDTVVAAIMEARRLTRDQYASNHPAGKIGKTLIFKVKDVMKKQNELPLCKEGDMIMDQLTELTSKGCGCLLVVDDEYHLIGTFTDGDLRRTLKASGPAIFSLTVGEMCNRNPRTITADAMAVEAMEKMESPPSPVQFLPVVDDKNVVSGIITLHGLVSAGL; this comes from the exons ATGGGCTCGCTCCCGGTGCTCTCCCCGCCGGAATGCGCGCCGCCTCCGACGGAGGGGACGCGGGCGACGGTGGCGGCGTCGGACCTGGCCACGCTCTTCGACGCGCAGCGCCGCCACCTCGACCACTTCTTCGACCGGCTCGACATGCCGCAGGCGGCGGCGTTCGCGCAGGCGCTGCTCGACGCGCCCGGGGCCGTCTTCTTCACCGGCGTCGGCAAGTCCGGCATCGTGGCCCGCAAGCTGGCGCAGACGCTCGCCTCCCTCGGCTTCGCGCGCGCCGGCTTCCTGTCCCCCGTCGACGCGCTCCACGGCGACATCGGCTCCGTCTTCCCCGGGGACGTCCTCGTGCTGCTCTCCAAGTCCGGCGCCTCCGACGAGCTGCTCGCGCTCGCGCCCTGCGCGCGCGCCAAGGGCGCCAAGCTCATCTCGCTCACCTCCGCGGCCTCCGGCGCCGACTGCCCGCTCGCCGCCGCCTGCGACCTCAACGTGCACCTCCCGCTGCAGGGGGAGGTCTGCCCCTTCGGCCTCGCGCCCGTCACCTCCACCGCCATACAGATGGTCTTCGGCGAcaccgtcgtcgccgccatcaTGGAGGCGCGCCGCCTCACCAGGGACCAGTACGCGTCAAACCACCCCGCCGGGAAAATCGGCAAGACCCTCATCTTCAAG GTTAAGGATGTCATGAAGAAACAAAACGAGCTTCCATTGTGCAAGGAGGGAGATATGATAATGGATCAACTTACTGAGCTCACTAGTAAAGGTTGTGGCTGTCTTCTTGTGGTTGATGATGAGTATCATTTGATTGGAACTTTCACCGACGGAGACCTCCGGCGTACACTCAAGGCCAGTGGGCCAGCTATTTTCAGTCTAACAGTTGGAGAGATGTGCAACAG GAACCCAAGGACAATCACCGCGGATGCAATGGCGGTTGAAGCCATGGAGAAGATGGAGTCACCCCCTTCACCTGTGCAGTTCCTGCCGGTCGTCGATGACAAAAACGTCGTGTCTGGGATCATTACACTGCATGGGTTGGTCTCCGCTGGATTGTAA
- the LOC119323004 gene encoding single-stranded DNA-binding protein WHY2, mitochondrial-like — MLRLSRFLPSTSRGVTDLKDVLWSSSLTFKHALSTSAANVDESTSARKFASYTVFKGKAALSISPILPLFTKLESGGSRVNRNGSVMLTFFPAVGQRKYDYTKKQLFALSPTEVGSLISLGPAESCEFFHDPSMKSSHEGQVKKSLSITPLGSDNGYFVNITVLNNVQKTNERLSVPVTKAEFAVMRTALSFALPHIMGWDQALSTHPQSTSTSASKPRFERPNPASEWDR; from the exons ATGCTCCGCCTCTCCCGCTTCCTCCCCTCCACCTCCAG gggAGTCACTGACCTCAAAGATGTTCTCTGGAGCAGTTCATTGACATTCAAGCATGCGCTTTCGACTTCAGCTGCAAATGTTGATG AGAGTACATCTGCTAGAAAGTTTGCGAGCTACACTGTGTTCAAGGGAAAGGCTGCACTTTCCATAAGTCCTATTCTTCCTTTATTCACCAAACTCGAA TCTGGAGGATCTCGAGTGAACAGAAATGGATCGGTAATGTTGACCTTCTTCCCGGCAGTTGGACAAAGGAAGTATGACTATACAAAGAAACAG CTCTTTGCTCTGTCACCTACTGAAGTTGGAAGCTTGATAAGTCTTGGGCCTGCTGAATCTTGTGAATTTTTCCATGATCCTTCCATGAAATCAAG TCATGAAGGCCAAGTGAAAAAATCATTGTCGATCACTCCTCTTGGCAGTGACAATGGATACTTCGTTAACATAA CTGTTCTGAATAATGTGCAAAAGACCAACGAACGCCTTTCAGTCCCTGTAACAAAAGCTGAATTTGCAGTTATGCGCACGGCATTGAGT TTTGCATTGCCGCACATCATGGGTTGGGACCAAGCGTTGTCAACTCACCCTCAAAGCACCTCGACCTCAGCTAGCAAGCCTAGGTTCGAGCGCCCAAACCCAGCTTCTGAGTGGGACAGGTGA